The segment AATGAAATAGGAAggaaataaaggaaataaacGGTTATAGAagggaattttaaaaaaaatggaaaagggGATAAATTTGAAAGGTGATGTCTTTTGATATTACCGGTTGGGTATCATTGGTGTGGTTGTGAGGGTCATTGGCAGATTTGGACCTATGAAACCCCGTCGACGGTCCCTAGGTCAGTCAACATTCTGCCGATTAGGAGTGTCAATCACTTCGAGACATAGAATAAATTGGCAACATACCTGGGTTATATggacaccatcgacggtccgtcgatggggtccgtAGACCTTTGCACTAGAccattttctgcaaatttttgtttttgctcCCTGCACATGTAACACCCATTAGAccatttttttctgtttttatgGAAACTTTTATGACACAAACCCTATACTAATCTCTAGCAAACACTAACAcacaaacataaataaaataataaaaaacacaaaacaaaaatacgagtatttcaaaaaggaaaacaaaacctaTCATTGGCTAGGGGATACACCTTAAGTTGCCTCCTAAAAAGCGCTTTATTTAATATGCGGAATGACACAGGCCCCTTGATttctcagacttcatcaagatgatagacctcaaccacttcatgaaCGCTCTCTGCAATGCCCAGATAGATCTTTATTCTTTGCCCGTTGACTGTGAACTTTGCACCTTCCTTattctccaactcaactgctccatgtgGAAATACTTTGGTGATGAGAAGTGACCCTATCCACTTGCACTTTAGTTTGCACGGAAACAAGTGtagcctagagttgaatagaagcaccAAATCACCCACTGCAAATTCTCGCTTTTCAATCCTTTGGTCTTGATACTTCTTaatcttctctttgtagatgACTGAACTTTCATAGGCCTGTaggcgaaactcatcaagctcattcaacccatttactCTTTGTTCTGCTGCTTAAATTCATTCCAACTTCAGTTTTTTCATTGCCCACATTGCCTTGTGTTCTAGATCGACTGGCAAGTGACAAACCTTTGCATATACAtattggtatggagacatacctatgggagtcttgtatacagtgcggtaggcccaaagagcatcacaaagcctccttgaccaatccgttctattagcattcacTGTTCTTGCCAGAATTTGCTCGATCTCACgatttgacacctcaacttgcctgCTAGTCTGTAGATGGTAAGGAGtagccacattatggcgaacacCATATTTCTCTAGTAGCCCTTTGAAAAGCTTATTATAGAAGTGAGAGCCACGACCACTAATAATGCccctaggtgtgccaaatctggagaagaatgcggtgacactttttccttcattgttCGAAAGCGCAActgcttccacccattttgacacatagtcaACCGCTACCagaatatacttcatcccattAGAACTCACAAATTCTCCCATAAAGTCAATtccccatacatcaaatatctcaatgacCAGAATAGGATTCTAGTGGAGTTCTTGCCTCTTCAGAATTCCTCCATCTCGTTGGCACCGAGCACATGATTTGGAGAAATCGTGAGCATCTTGGTGAATAGTTGGCCAATGATACCCACACCCCAAGATCTTATGCGCAGTCCAGATACCACTATGGTGACCATCACTCAACATATCAACCTTAGGTACACAACGGTGAATCATCCTATCAGCACAAATCTGgtataagtaaggctcatcccaaagAAATTTTTCATATCATGTATCAACTTTTTCATTTGGTAGAAGGTCAAGTATGTCAGAACTACATCACTTGCCAGATAATTCTCAAAGTCTGTGAACCATAGGATCAAATCTTAAGACGCGGTCAATACATGTTCATCTGGGAAtacatcatcaatttcaacctTTTACTCCAATTCACGTATAACTTTGTCCTCCAATTTAGACAAGTGGTCTGCAACTTTATTCtcagtcccttttctatcttttaccttaaaatcaaactcttgaagCAACAgtacccatctaatcaaccttggCTTAGCATCATTTTTCACCATTAAGTACCTCAAGAGAGAATGGTAGGTATGCACTATGACCCTCGTGCtaagcaaataggagcaaaatttctcAAATACAAACATCACTGCAAAAAGTTCTTGTTCACTTACTGTGTAGTTCTTTTGAGCTTTATTCAGGGCTTTAATCGTATAgtagatggggtgaaggattttatcccttctttgtcccaataccacaccaagtgAAACCCactcgcatcacacatcactTCAAATAGCTCACTCCAATCtggtgaaataataatgggcgtGAACACCAACTTCCCTTTCAACTCGACAGACGCCTTCAAATAGGACTCATCGAAATAGAACTTACATTCCTTCTTGAGCAGTTTGCACAAAGGatgtaaaatttttgaaaaatacttaATGAACCTCCTATAAAAACTAGCATGCTGAAGAAACTTCTCACACCCTtaacagagatgggtggaggaagctTCTCTATCACTTCAACTTTCGCTTGATCAACATCTATCCCTTTTCAGAGATGTGATGGCCCAACACGATgccttctttcaccataaagtgacatttctcCCAATTTAGCACCAAATTACAATCCTAAAATCTTTTGAGTACCTCGGCCAAATTACTCAAACACCTATCAAAGGAGTCTCCCACTACAgagaaatcatccatgaacacttCAATAGTTTCCTCCACCatataagaaaatatcgacatcatacaacGCTGGAAGGTCAttggtgcattacataacccaaacagCATCCTTTGAATTCAAAAGTCCCATAGGGGCAAGTGAAGGTGGTCTTTTCTTGATCTCCTGGAGCGATAGAGATCTTATTGTAGCCCGAATAGACATCAAGAAAGCAATACCAACCTTGCATGCGAGTCTATCTAGCATCTTATCTATGAAAGGGAAAAGGGAAATGGTCCTTTTATTTCCACGCATTTAACTTTTGGTAGTCCATGCAAACTCTTCATCCAGTCATTGGCCGCATTGGAAGAAGCtcgttcatttcattacgtaATAGTGTCATCCCACTCTTTTTAGGCTCGCACTGAACAGGACACACCAACTGCTGTTTGCAATAGAATAGATGACTCCAGCATCCAACTACTTGATGATATAGTTTTTCAATACCTCTTGAATAAGTGGATTCAACcttctttggtgctcaatacttggtttgtgatcgggcatgagttggattttgtgggACCATATATCGGAGAGATCCCAATAATGTttgcaatagtccaaccaatggctcgtttgaacctcttcaatacTGCCACTAAGCACTCTACTTGTTGTACATTCAAATCTGCTGCAATTATCACCAGTAAAGTGTCATCTCTACCCAAGAACACATACCTTAGTTGAGGTGTAGAGtcttaagctctaattttgtggcctcctcaatagatggttttgcgggtggagactcgcgatgcttcatatccaACTCCAATTTCTTCGGCTTTGATTGATATTCGTTTGATCAAGTGCAGCCACCAAAGACCCATATTCTTCAATACCATCATtgtcaaaattcatgataacTGTCGCTAGTGCCACGGTAGCTAGTCGCTCTTCAATTTGCACCTCAGATATACTCTTAACCTTATAGGATATAACATAAACTTTGTATCTCACAACTCTACTTCATGGACCTACATATATTtaaagttgcttcttcattgttcaacctaaattTCATTTTCCCCTCCTCCATTTCGACTAATTCACGCCGAGTTGCAAGAAATGGTCTTCTTAGAATAATGGGGACCTCAAAGtcaacttcacaatcaagaatcacaaaatcggccgAAAATGTGAATGATTCGACTTTCacaagcacatcatggagtataccAATGGGACTCTTCACAGTTCGATCAGTCGTAAGTAACCACATCGTAgtaggctttgggtcacccaagcCTAACTTTTTATAAATGGACGGAGGCATAAGATTTATGCTCGCACCAAGATCACATAGTGCCTTGGCAAAGTGTAGCAACCCTATAGTACATGGATTAGTGAAGGCGCCcaaatcttctttcttctgCACATGAGACTTTGTAGCAATAAAACTACAATGTTGCACTCTGTCATCATCTTCAAAACTCCCCGATCTCTTCTTTGTCACCATGTCCTTCATAAACAtagcataaccgggcatttgttccaaagcttctatcaaagggacattgacggaaagttgtttcaacatagtgataaatctccggtatttaccatctttagtcttcttcactaatctctgagggaaagGTAGGGGAGGCCTAGAAATAGGGACCACTTTCTGAGATACCTCTGCTTTTTTTGTCGTTTTGTCCACCAAATCTTCACTATCTTATACTACATCTTCATCCTTTCTCATATCACCCTCTACTACAGATGGTATATGTGGATCAATGGTCTACTTACCTCCTCGAGTAGCGGCTGCCATGCAATGCCCATCACTTTTAGGATTCTGGACAGCGTTGATAGGAAGATTACCAGGTTGGTGTGGGTTCATAGTAGTAGACAACTGAGCCATTTGTAACTCGAGGCTCT is part of the Solanum pennellii chromosome 8, SPENNV200 genome and harbors:
- the LOC107027542 gene encoding uncharacterized protein LOC107027542; protein product: MPGYAMFMKDMVTKKRSGSFEDDDRVQHCSFIATKSHVQKKEDLGAFTNPCTIGLLHFAKALCDLGASINLMPPSIYKKLGLGDPKPTTMWLLTTDRTVKSPIGILHDVLVKVESFTFSADFVILDCEVDFEVPIILRRPFLATRRELVEMEEGKMKFRLNNEEATLNICRSMK